AAACTGGTTAATTGCCTAATTATTAATCTAAATTTGAATTGTATATTAATTTAATCATTTTATTCTACTTGATTATGTTTGGTTTCAATTAAATATTATAATAATTTTGTTTAAAATTTAAAGTTATGTTTCTAAATTTTTATATGTTTTTATATTAAAGATTATCAATTTTATTTAGATAATATGTAGTATTTTAATTTATCTTACTTTAATACTTAACTTTTAAAGCCTTTAATTGTTTAAACTTTTAATTTAGATATTTATTCAGATAAAACAATATTTAATTAAACTAATTTATTTAATAACTAGATATTTAAAACTTGGTTTCATCTGAAATCTAAAAATTTATTTATCAAACCTTTTAAATGGTAGTAATATTAAATTTTTATATATTAGTAAATTTCGAGATATTAGATTCTTCTTAATTTTTAATTAACCCTGATACAAAAGGTATGAGATTATCATCTCCACTTATATTTTAATTATATATTTCTTCTAGTCTTTATTTAGTTAAATTTTTTAAAAATTTAAACCTTAGTTAATTCTTAATTTTAGTTTAATTAATAAACATTTTTTCAAATTTTTAATATTAAAGACAAAGATAATCTAATCATTCTATCAGTGTAATTGATATACTTTTACTTAGTTATTTGTCTTTATTATAAAGACTAGATTTATAATCTAATTTTAATCTGACAAATTAATATTATTGTGTTATTTTAACTAAATCTTTAATCTATGAACTTACTAAAATTAATTAATCTATTTAACTTCAAAGGTTACTGTTTTAAACTCAAGTTAAATTAATCTAATATTACTTTCCAGTAATTTTACTTTGTTACGACTTGTCTTAATTTATATAAGAATGACGGGCGATTTGTACATAGCCTATAACAAATTCAAATAAACAACCTGGTTAAATTTACTTCTAAATCCCTTTCAAGCTTTTATTATCTAGTTTATCATTAAATTAATTTAAATGTAATCCACTTCATTTTCTAATAATTATGTGTTGACTTGATTTTCTGAGTTTAAACAAATTTTAAATAACTACTTTTTAATTTATATTTAACAGCGATATATAAATATATATATTTAAAATTTAACAGATTGTGGATTGTCAATTATAGGGCAGATTCCTCTAGTTAGGTTAAGCTACCGCCAAATTTTTTAAGTTTGAAGACTATCTTTTACTACCTTAATTATCATCTTTTCTAAATAGTAGGGTATCTAATCCTAGTTTTTTACAGAAATCTAAATCTTTATTATTAAGAGCTTTTGAAATTTTAAAAATTTCACTTACTTAAAATTTATCTTTAAATATCTTCTTTAACTTATATAATTTATTTAGACGTGTAAGTTAGTTGACTTTAGGTTTAACCGCAACTGCTGGCACCTAATTAGTTGGTATTTAAATAAATTCTTTTATTAGATTACACTAGTTTCAAAATTTTAGATGTTAAATTTTTATAATATAATATTTTTAAATTTTAATTTCATATACATCTAATATAGTTACTAACTTTTAAACTAAAATAAAATTTATATTAAAAACTTATATATTTTTAACGAGTGGTTATTATTTATTTATCTATTTCAAGTAAACTGATCAAATTTATATCATCAATATTAGGAAAAGTTATTTATATGTTCAATAAAACTAATTTTCTTATTACATATCTTATATATAAAATTATTTAAAATAATGATCTTTCCTTTTAGTTAGAAAAAATTTCATTTCTATTATTAACAATAATATACCTCTTTTTTGGTTTTAACTAATTTTGTACGAAGACTAGAAAGTTCTTAATTATTAAGCCGAAATTAATTGTAAATTTTACTTCTGTACAACTATAAGATAAAAACAGTGTAGTTTTTTTTATAATTGCAACTTATATGTTTTGTTAAACTCTTATCCTAGTTTTATCTTATATTATTCATTCAAATAATCCCACTCATCATTCATAAAAAAACCCTAATACAATAAATAAAACAAGTATGTAAATTATTAAAAATATACTTATCATATTGAACAACTTAAAACAGAACACGAATGGTAAAATCAATATCAATTCTACATCAAAAATCAAAAAAACAATTGAAATAAAATAAAAATGCAGGGAAAATGGAAGTCGCAAAGATGCTATTAAGTCTATACCACACTCAAATGTAGAAAATTTTTCT
This genomic interval from Bemisia tabaci mitochondrion, complete genome contains the following:
- the ND3 gene encoding NADH dehydrogenase subunit 3, which produces MIKGTMYVMISCMVVFMINILYMLINKKAINSREKFSTFECGMDLMASLRLPFSLHFYFISIVFLIFDVELMLILPFVFCFKLFNMMSMFLMIYMLVLFIVLGFFYEWWVGLFEWMM